The Chitinophagaceae bacterium DNA window TTATGAATTAGGGCTGAAAGTAGATGTGAGAAAGTTACCCAAAGGAGAATATGTTATTATAATATATGGAGAAAAAGAAGAAATATTGAAAACGGAGAAGGTAATTATCCATTAAGTTATCACAAAGGGTTCTTGAAAATCACTTTTGATGCATTTATGATTTTGGAACAGCTACCAATAGTTTTAAAACCCAATATAAAAAAACTTTTTGAGGTGGGTTAATTTTTAATTTTATATTTTTCTCAATAGGGAGAGATTATTTAACAACTTATATAGTTTTTAGTACAGGGAATCAAAAAAACATGTAAAAATATTGTTTTTTTGAGAGATATGCCAATTTTTGTGTATATTTATTGAGTCCACCACAAAAATTCATTTTTGATACACTTGTAGTTTTGTAAATGGTTGGTTATCAATATTTTTGAAACTCAATATTTTTGTGAAAAGAACTTTTCGGAGTGAACCCATATAGAGAGATTTACTTATTCCATTTAAAAATAATAACACAAGAAAAGTTGTATGGTGAGATTTATGAGTTTTGTAAAAAATATAAACTATTTTTCGTTTTTTATCTCAAATTTATAAAACATACATATCTTACCACTATAGATAATTTTATCAATAGTTTTTCATACCTACTAAAAAAATATTTTAACCCGATATATACAAAATGAGTGATATAATTATAAATATTACTATTGTTTTATGTGCCATTATCCTAAGTTTTTTCTTTTCGGGTGTAGAAATAGCTTTTATATCATGTAATAAACTACGAATAGAAATATTGATAAGAAGAGGAACCGTAGGAGAAAGTTCTTTTTTTAAAAAGATATTTGATAAAAGAAGGATAATGGATCTTTTTTTCAAAAACCCATCGCATTTTATTGCCACAATGCTCGTAGGAAATACTATCTCATTAGTATTATATACCTACTACTTGTCTCTCATCATACATCCATATATAAACAGTTTTATTCCAGATAGCTCCTATAAATATATTATGGAGGTTATTATAGAATCATTTACATCTACGTTTATTATTATTATTATCGGAGAATATACTCCTAAAATAATTTTTATGATGAATGCTAATAAACTATTATTCCAACTCCTCATACCAATAGTTTTTTTTTATTACCTCTTATTTCCAATTGTTTGCTTACTAGTATACCTCTATTTTTTTATAGTAAAATATATATTCAAACTCACATACACGAATGAGAACCCTGTATTTGGACTTATTGATCTCAATCAATATTTAGAAAATATATCCCTTTCAGAAATTAAAATAAAAGAACATAATCTGGATATGAAAATGTTTTTTAAAACAATAGATTTTTTTAAACTAAAAATACGAGATTGCATGTTAAAAAAAGAGAATGTTATAGCAATAAATATAACTGATGATATAACTTCTATAAAAAAAAAATTTATAGAAACAAAATTATCAAGAATTTTAGTTTATAGGGGGTCTGTACAAAATATTATTGGATATATACATATCAGGAGTATTTTTCACAATCTCATACATATAGAAGATAATATATACCCGTGTATTTTTTTTGAAGAGAATGTAATGGCTTATACAGTATTGGTAGAAATGCTCCAAAAAAGAAAATCAATAGGGGTTGTTATAAATGCGAAAAAAGAATTTTTAGGAATACTGACTACTAAAACTCTTGTTCAACAAATACTTGGGGATATAAAAGACGATCAAACACAATATCACCATGAATTTACCCAATACGAAGAACAAATAAATGAAAATGAATATATATTTGCAGCACATCTCAAGATAGAATATATCAATCAGCGATATCAAGGGAAATTTTATTTACCAACGGGAGATTATGAAACCTTATCTGGATTAATTTTAAGCTATAATAAAGATATACCACAAGTGAATAACGTGCTGGTTATTTCAGATTACGTTTTTAAAATTATCTCTATGACAAAATACAAAATAGATAAGGTAAGTATAAAAAAAATAGAGACCTCCCTCATAAAAAAAATACAATAAACGTATAGTGAATTTTTTTACACTCTATGCATACTATCTATAAAAAAAGTGTTTAATTTTTGGGCGGACACAAAATAATTTTTTAAAGTATTGACAAAATTATCTTCTAATGCTTTAGAAGAAGGGAGTTCTTTCCACCAATAAAACTGATTATTTGCAATGAGTGGCTGTGTTTCCATAGCATCCATCAGATCTTTTGGCAATTTTTTATTTTTTTTCCCTACGATACCACCAAAATTTTTGATAAAAGATGGTTCATTCACAAGTTTAGAAAAAATATCCCCATTATCTGAAATCTTATATCGAACTCTTTCCAGCATATTTTTATCCTCAAACCAATATACTCCCCCGGCAATTATTATTTTTTCACAAGATATTTCCATATAGTGACCAGGATATGTTTTATCCTTTGTTCCAAAAGGAGATAATAAAGCTGTCATATACTCTTTATACGGTTTTTTATCTTTTGAAAACCGTAGATCTTTATGAATTCGAAAAATAAATTTATTCGGATCTATCCCTATTAAATAGGGTTCTGAATCTTGCATATCCTCTGATATTGCTTTTAAAAGATTTATAAACGGAAACTTCACATCCTTCTCATAACGCGTTTTATTTTTTAAAAACCATTCCTTTGTATTATTCTCTCGCAGTTCTTGAAAAAACTGAAAGTACGATTGTTGTAAGATTGACATAACAGATGAATACCTTATATACCTACATTTTGTATGTGAAATAGAAATAATTACTCTATTATTTTTTGTATTTATTAATAACCTTTATAATTTTGCAACGGTTTCATTATCAATGCGTTTAAAATTAAATATTTGTGTAAAAAGAATTTTTAAGAAACTATTCTTGTTTATTATATATGGTATGGTATCATACTTTTTCAGAATAGTTGAACATCCATTGCACTCCGTATTTATCTGTGCAGCTTCCAAAGTAAGCTCCCCAAAACATATCTTGCAGTTCCATTGTTATCTTACCCTCTTTTGATAATGCGTGGAATAATCTTTTCGTTTCCGCTTTTGTATCTGTTTCTAAAGTAATGTGTATAGTATTTCCAAAAATGAGTGAGAAACCCATACTCTCGGGGGCATCTGTTCCCATAAGGATATGCCCTCCCAAAATAGGAAGTTCTATGTGCATCACTAAATTTTTGTCTTCTTCGGGAATAGAATGATTTTCTGCTGAAGGAGGCATATCTCTAAACCTTGATATTTTCCCATTATTACCAAACTCTCCCCCAAATACCGACCTGTAAAAATGAAATGCTTCCTCAGCATTACGATTAAAATTAAGATAAATGCTTGTTCTTGCCATTGGGTGTTAAAAAATAGTTATTCCAAAAAATTTATTAAGTATGGTAAATATAAAAATTATAAAAAGTATGACGGGACAAAAATATTTTACTGTGAAGTTTAAAAATAATTCCACAAAAGATCCTTTATAATTGGGATATCCCAAGCAAATTTCTTCGTTCATATTTTTTGTTTTCCATATATATGCGGCGAAGAAAGTCATTATGGTACCTCCTAATGGAAGTAATAATTCACTTGCAAAGTCATTTACAAAGGAAAGATAATCAGTAGGAGTTTCTTTGCCTCCGTATGTTATGAAATTTGTCCAAAAATCAGAATACCCATTTGCCAGCACGCATGGTATCCCTAAAATAAAGATTATTAATGCTGTTCCCCAAGTGGCAATAGACCTATTCATCTTTAATTCATCAACGCACCATGCTACAGGAACTTCTAGTAGTGAAATAGTAGAGGTGAGGGCTGCAAAACAGAGAAGCAGGAAAAACAAAGATCCTACTATACTACCTGTTACCGTACCGAGTGTTTCAAATACACCGGGGAGAGTCACGAAAATAAGCCCAGGTCCGCCCGTAACATTACTCATATCTCCGTTATTCATATAAGCAATGATAGGAAACATCATAAAACCTGCTAAAAAAGCTACAGAAAGATCTGTAAGAGTTATCCACATTGCAGAAGAAACGATATTATCGGCTTTATTTACGTAGCTTCCGTAAGTGAGTTGCATACCCATTCCCAAAGAAAGAGAAAAAAACGCTTGTCCTAAAGCAATGTAGATAGTAGAAATACTTACCTCACTAAAATCAGGGATAAGGTAATACGATACTCCTATTACGGCATTTGGTAAGGTAAGAGAATACAGAACTAATCCAATGAGTATAGCGAATAAAGTAGGCATCATTATTTTAGATGCTTGCTCTATTCCTTTCGTCACCCCTTTTGAAATAATAAAACCGGTTATAAACATGAAAATAAAAGCATAGATAATAATAGTATATATGTCTTTTGTAAAATCAGCAAAATGATTGCCTATTTCAAAATTACCGATGCTGAGATTCAGAAAATAACCGAATGCCCAACTCGCTACGACATTGTAAAACGAAAGTATCATCACTCCGCAGAATACCCCTATGAATCCTACAAATCTCCATTTTGGAAATCCTAATTTCGGAAATGCTCCAATGGCATTTTTCGTGGTGTTTCGCCCTATGGATATTTCTGTTATCATAACGGGAAAGCATAAAATGAAACAACACAATATATATATAAAAAGAAAAGCCGCTCCTCCTCCATTTGCAGCTTTGAATGGGAAACCCCATATATTACCCAAGCCTACCGCTGACCCTGCCGCCGCCATAATAAAACCAAATTTATTACTAAATGTTCCTCTTGATGACATATAATTCTATAAAGTAGTACCGTATTGAATAGTGTTTAAATAAATAAAAAATAACAATCTTTGCAATAAATAAAATTATAATAAAAAATATCTTTTTATTATAATATATTTAAAAAAAACAAACGCTATAATGTGTTTTTTTAGATAGATATTGCTAAAAATCCACCCCTTCAAAAATGAAACAAAAAAAAGAGAGTCACTTTTTACAGTCGCTCTCTGTTATTATCACAAATTATCCTGTCCTTATTTGAGAGAAAGAAAAATCTTTTTTCATAGTTGTATACTATAACACATATATTGCATCTGCTCTGTGAATACGATGAATATTCTTTGCTGTATGAGTAAAAGTATAAAATGTCATTTGGAAAAAATATCTTTGTTCCACTTACGGAATTCGTAGTATTTACTTTTAGGCTCACCTGACCATCCATTTATTCCTTTTTTCTTTGGTAAATAATACCCGTGAATATATATAACAGGGAAAATAAATAGAGAAAGTAATGTCATAGATATTATTCTACCAAAAAATACGGAAGCAAAGCAAACTAACATAAGTATTAATAAATACTTGCCTACTCTTCTAACTTTTGGTGTTCGTTCTTCAAAATGCCCCATAAGGATATTACCTAAAGCAAAAATTATACTGACAATCGCTACCTCAAACCATAATGATTCTGTAGTCCACATATTCATCTACTTTTTAAAATATATAAAAATAAAAAGACAATTGTTCTATAAAAAACGAAATTACACTGTAATACATAATTTGATCTCTTGAAAATTTTAGAATGAAAATAGAGCGATTGTATCACTCGTTTTTATATCTCACAATACTATAATACATTTGCAAATTATTCTCGTTTTTTATTCTTTGTTTCGGATAATGCTGTATATATTTTTCCATTACATAAAAAATGGAAGTTTATACAAGGTTTCTTATAATTTTTTTATATGGTTTTTTATTTGGAAAGTATTTTATAGTTTAGAAAGGAGATAGTTGTTTATTTTTCACAAAACCATTCTATATTTGTGAAAAAATAAGGTATTTTGAAATAATACCATTAAAATACTTATATTGCAAAAATAAAAAAACATAAAAAGTTCTTATCCTTCTAAGATTATGAAGAAGAGAAAAACCACTTTTTAGCAAATACTTTCACATCATATTTTTGAGAACAATCTTTTATCGCATTAAAAAAACATTATGAGTAGAGAGTTTAAGGCGTATTTAGCCCTTTGTTATGTTTCCATCGTTTGGGGAACAACGTATTTAGTATTATTGATAGGGGTTTCGCAATTTCCTGCATTTCTTTTTTCGGCATTACGTCAAATGTTAGCGGGGGGGTTATTACTCCTCTTTGTTTTTATAAGTTCTCACAAAAATAAAATCACACGTTCCTATATAATTGACCAATTCATCATCGGGTTATTGATGATAACCTTTGGAAATGGGTTTGTCGGATATGCAGAAATGTATATATCCAGTAGTTTAGCCGCACTTATTTGTGCAACTATGCCTGTTTGGATAGTATGTATTAATATGATACTTAATAGGAATGAAAAACCAAATAGCATAGTTCTTTTCGGACTATTGTTAGGAATAATAGGGATAGGGCTTGTTTTTAAAGAACATCTCATAGAACTTTTTGATAGCAGATATCAAATGGGGATTGGGTTGGTGTTTATAGCCGTTATAGGATGGTCTATGGGAACGGTTTTGATAAAAAAAAAGGCACCCTATTATAAGAATGTCATTATGAATTCGGGATTTCAGCTTTTTTTTGGAGGAGTTGGCATTTTTGTATGTAGTTTGTTCTTTGATGATTTCTCACGGATACACCTTGTGGATACCAAGGGAATTATTGCATTACTCTATCTTATTTTCTTTGGTTCTATAGGAGCATTTGTTTGTTATTTATATGCTTTATCAAATCTCCCTGTGGGGATTGCTTCCGTCTACTCTTACATTAATCCTGCGGTTGCTGTGGTTTTGGGAGCGATTGTATTAGATGAAAAACTGAATGTTTTTATATACCTTGCCCTTATTTTTATAATTGCAGGAGTGTTTTTGGTCAATTATGGCTATAGAAAAGTAAAAAAAACGTAACATCTTGATGTTTGCTCTAATGCAACTTTCTTATT harbors:
- a CDS encoding hemolysin family protein — encoded protein: MSDIIINITIVLCAIILSFFFSGVEIAFISCNKLRIEILIRRGTVGESSFFKKIFDKRRIMDLFFKNPSHFIATMLVGNTISLVLYTYYLSLIIHPYINSFIPDSSYKYIMEVIIESFTSTFIIIIIGEYTPKIIFMMNANKLLFQLLIPIVFFYYLLFPIVCLLVYLYFFIVKYIFKLTYTNENPVFGLIDLNQYLENISLSEIKIKEHNLDMKMFFKTIDFFKLKIRDCMLKKENVIAINITDDITSIKKKFIETKLSRILVYRGSVQNIIGYIHIRSIFHNLIHIEDNIYPCIFFEENVMAYTVLVEMLQKRKSIGVVINAKKEFLGILTTKTLVQQILGDIKDDQTQYHHEFTQYEEQINENEYIFAAHLKIEYINQRYQGKFYLPTGDYETLSGLILSYNKDIPQVNNVLVISDYVFKIISMTKYKIDKVSIKKIETSLIKKIQ
- a CDS encoding DUF2461 domain-containing protein, translating into MSILQQSYFQFFQELRENNTKEWFLKNKTRYEKDVKFPFINLLKAISEDMQDSEPYLIGIDPNKFIFRIHKDLRFSKDKKPYKEYMTALLSPFGTKDKTYPGHYMEISCEKIIIAGGVYWFEDKNMLERVRYKISDNGDIFSKLVNEPSFIKNFGGIVGKKNKKLPKDLMDAMETQPLIANNQFYWWKELPSSKALEDNFVNTLKNYFVSAQKLNTFFIDSMHRV
- a CDS encoding VOC family protein → MARTSIYLNFNRNAEEAFHFYRSVFGGEFGNNGKISRFRDMPPSAENHSIPEEDKNLVMHIELPILGGHILMGTDAPESMGFSLIFGNTIHITLETDTKAETKRLFHALSKEGKITMELQDMFWGAYFGSCTDKYGVQWMFNYSEKV
- a CDS encoding sodium-dependent transporter, encoding MSSRGTFSNKFGFIMAAAGSAVGLGNIWGFPFKAANGGGAAFLFIYILCCFILCFPVMITEISIGRNTTKNAIGAFPKLGFPKWRFVGFIGVFCGVMILSFYNVVASWAFGYFLNLSIGNFEIGNHFADFTKDIYTIIIYAFIFMFITGFIISKGVTKGIEQASKIMMPTLFAILIGLVLYSLTLPNAVIGVSYYLIPDFSEVSISTIYIALGQAFFSLSLGMGMQLTYGSYVNKADNIVSSAMWITLTDLSVAFLAGFMMFPIIAYMNNGDMSNVTGGPGLIFVTLPGVFETLGTVTGSIVGSLFFLLLCFAALTSTISLLEVPVAWCVDELKMNRSIATWGTALIIFILGIPCVLANGYSDFWTNFITYGGKETPTDYLSFVNDFASELLLPLGGTIMTFFAAYIWKTKNMNEEICLGYPNYKGSFVELFLNFTVKYFCPVILFIIFIFTILNKFFGITIF
- a CDS encoding EamA family transporter, with translation MSREFKAYLALCYVSIVWGTTYLVLLIGVSQFPAFLFSALRQMLAGGLLLLFVFISSHKNKITRSYIIDQFIIGLLMITFGNGFVGYAEMYISSSLAALICATMPVWIVCINMILNRNEKPNSIVLFGLLLGIIGIGLVFKEHLIELFDSRYQMGIGLVFIAVIGWSMGTVLIKKKAPYYKNVIMNSGFQLFFGGVGIFVCSLFFDDFSRIHLVDTKGIIALLYLIFFGSIGAFVCYLYALSNLPVGIASVYSYINPAVAVVLGAIVLDEKLNVFIYLALIFIIAGVFLVNYGYRKVKKT